The nucleotide sequence CATAATGCACAAATCCGCGCCCAGCTGTTTTTTCAGGGATGTGATGGCTGCGCTTGTGTCTTGCATATGTGTGGTTCCTCAGCAGGCAATGGAAAATATGTGGCGGAAGCGGAATTTTGTTCCGGGGATGTCACGGTGCTGTCGCAATGCCGCCGTACTGTTGCCATGGTTTGGCGTCGTGCGCGAGGCAACCGGGCGGCGGAGCACGGAAATTACGCGTCCGCCTGCACGGCCAGCAGCGTCATGCTAAAATCAGCCGATACTGCAGAGTGGGTCAGCCGCCCTACCGAAATAAAGTCGGGCCTGCGCGGCTTTGTCAGCGCCAGCGCGCGTATGGTATCCAACCGCACGCCGCCGCTGACTTCGGTTTCGATGGACTGGGGCACAAGGGCAAGCGCCTGCGACAGACGTTCGCCGTCCATGTTGTCCATCATGATGCGGTCGGCCCTGGCTGCAACGGCCTCGCGCACATGGTCGAGCGTACGGCACTCCACCTCGATGGGCGGGCAGGGCGTATACTGCGCCCTGAGCGTGGCCACAGCAGCGGTAATGGAACCGGCGGCATCAATGTGGTTGTCCTTGAGCATAAGCATTTCGGTCAGGTTTTTGCGGTGGTTGTGCCCGCCGCCCGCCTGAACTGCGTATTTTTCGGGCCAGCGCAGACCGGGGGTCGTTTTGCGGGTGTCGAGCAGCCGCACGCCCGTGCCCTCAAGCTCGCGCACGTAGCGGGCCGTGAGGTTGGCGATGCCCGAAAGATGGGTGATGAAATTCAGGATAACGCGTTCGGCCTTGAGCATGGCCGTGGCAGGTGCGGTGATGCGGGCAACCTCGGTCATGGACGGAACCGCCGAGGCTTCCTTAACCATGGCACGCCACGCAAAGGGTGCGCCAAGGCTTTGGAATACAGCGCCGATAACGGGCAGGCCCACCACAAGGGTGTCTTCCTTGGCGCGGATGACGGCGTTCATGGAGGCATCGGGGGCAAAAAGACCCAGAGCTGTCAATTCGGGGCCGTCTTCCTCCAGGGCGAGGTCGATGGATTTTTGAAGCAGCCGCTGACCTTCCGGAGAGAAAAATGCGGCCCAGGGCGTGAACATTGCGCTTGTCCCCATTTCTTGCGCGTGCTAAGTGAAAACTCGCCCGTCAGGGCGCATGCTGCGCACGTTGCAAGACTGTAAATATGACCCGATTGCGGCTGTCGCCCGATACGGGGGTGCTGTAATAGATAGAATGCCCCGTGTTTCGCGTCAAGCTGCTGGGACATCATGAGTTTTTTCACAAGCCTGTAAGGCTGGCGACATTCTGCCACGTTGTGCAGTACAGTCGGCCTTGCCGCACGGCGGCGCAAGCGGGGCGCAAGGCTCCGCCGCTGGGACAGCGCAATGCTGCCGGCGGTTTTTGCAGCTGCCAGAACGGCCTCAGGTTGGGCGGAACCGCTCGGTTCCCTTTTGTCATGTTGCGCCCTGCGCGACGATATTCATGGATACAGACTGGATAAAGGCGCGCCATGGCTGACCTGCACAACGATGATTTACGTTCCAAGCCAGTGGAACAGCCCGGCGGCGTTCAGCCCCAAGCGGAGCCCCCGTCTCTTTCTCCCGCCAAAAGCACCCCCTCTCTCCATGCCGCCTCCCCTGCATTGTCTGGCGCGCCTGAAAACGTCGATGCCCCTGATGTCGGCGGCACGGCGGAATTCGCCGATGGGGAATTTGTGCATCCGGCCGACATGGCCGACCACCTTGAGAATCTGAGTCTTGAAAAGCAGGTCAGCACCCTGAGCCGCATGTCCAAGGAGGACGCCGCCGAGGCGTTGGCCGAGCTGGACGAAAACATGGCTGTGGACGTGCTGGAAAATCTGGACGACGACGTTGCCGCCCAGATTATTGCCGAGATGTCGCCCGACGATGCCGCCGACGTGCTGGACGAGCTGGAAGAGGACCACCGCGACGCCCTGCTGGAAAAGCTGGACCGCGAAGATTCCGAAGAATTGCGCAGCCTGCTCAATTTTGATCCGGATTCCGCAGGCGGCGTCATGAACACCGAGCTTATCCTGCTGGAAAAAAATTTTACGGCGGACGAGGCCATAGCCCATATCCGCAGCGAAATGGCCGACAAGGAAAGCCCGTACTACGCCTACGTGGTGGACGCGCAGCAGGTGCTTGTGGGCGTACTATCCCTGCGCGATCTCATGCTTGCACGGCCCGGCACCTTTGTGGGCGACGCAGTGGCGGGGCAGAGCGTTGTCAGCGTCACCTACGACACGGACGAGCGCGAGGTGGCCAGCCTGCTCTCGCACTACAACTTTCTGGCCATGCCCGTCGTGGACAACGAGGGGCATATTCTCGGCGTGGTGACCTATGACGACATCATGGACATCATGCACGAAGAAGCCAGCGCCGACATGCTGGGCATGGTGGGCGCGGACCCGGAAGAAAGCGTGGATACGCCCTGGCTTGAAAGCGTGTGCAAACGCCTGCCCTGGCTGTTTGTAAACATGATCAATTCTGCCCTGTCGGCCTCGGTGGTGTACATGTTCGAGGGCTCCATCGCCCAGATGGCCGTGCTGGCCGTGCTCATGCCCATGGTGGCAAACCAGGCGGGCAATACCGGGCAGCAAGCGCTGGCGGTTATGATCCGCCAGTTGGCCACGG is from Desulfovibrio desulfuricans and encodes:
- the nadC gene encoding carboxylating nicotinate-nucleotide diphosphorylase, producing MFTPWAAFFSPEGQRLLQKSIDLALEEDGPELTALGLFAPDASMNAVIRAKEDTLVVGLPVIGAVFQSLGAPFAWRAMVKEASAVPSMTEVARITAPATAMLKAERVILNFITHLSGIANLTARYVRELEGTGVRLLDTRKTTPGLRWPEKYAVQAGGGHNHRKNLTEMLMLKDNHIDAAGSITAAVATLRAQYTPCPPIEVECRTLDHVREAVAARADRIMMDNMDGERLSQALALVPQSIETEVSGGVRLDTIRALALTKPRRPDFISVGRLTHSAVSADFSMTLLAVQADA
- the mgtE gene encoding magnesium transporter → MADLHNDDLRSKPVEQPGGVQPQAEPPSLSPAKSTPSLHAASPALSGAPENVDAPDVGGTAEFADGEFVHPADMADHLENLSLEKQVSTLSRMSKEDAAEALAELDENMAVDVLENLDDDVAAQIIAEMSPDDAADVLDELEEDHRDALLEKLDREDSEELRSLLNFDPDSAGGVMNTELILLEKNFTADEAIAHIRSEMADKESPYYAYVVDAQQVLVGVLSLRDLMLARPGTFVGDAVAGQSVVSVTYDTDEREVASLLSHYNFLAMPVVDNEGHILGVVTYDDIMDIMHEEASADMLGMVGADPEESVDTPWLESVCKRLPWLFVNMINSALSASVVYMFEGSIAQMAVLAVLMPMVANQAGNTGQQALAVMIRQLATDRFDHKKAWMAVVREGKIGIVTGMAMALVAFFAAWWFTGMAVVGGVMGGALLCDMLLGAVAGGSIPLIFRALGRDPAQASSIFLTTITDGAGFFIFLGLASLFIL